The genome window CTCCGCCCGATACTCGGAGGCGACGTGGATGGCCAATCGATTTGAACATGGGTCGCAGGAGGACCAAAACGCCTGGGGCAACTACGCCAGCCAGCCGGTTTATGGACTCGGCGCGGCCGCAAACTCCGAACATGCACTGTCGCTGTGTCTGCGTGTGAGCGAATTGCTGCCGGCGCTGGCGGAACAGGATCAACAGATTCGACCGGAGATGAGAAGTGCGCTGCTGGGCCACCTGGCAGTCTGCCCGGCCTGTACGCTGGAGTTTAACGAGATAAACCGGGTGATTCATCTCCTCTCCAGCGTTTCGCCCCTGCCCACGCCAACCGACTTTGCTTCAATAGTATCTGCGCACATCCGGTCGGAGTTCGGACCGATGGGCGGCGCCACTCACCCGTGGTCCGGGCTCCCGTCAGGCGCCGCGTACACAAGCGTCGCCGCCAAGCTCGTTGCCCGCCTTGCAGGCGCACTCAAGAAGGCCGGGCGACAGAGGCCTTAACCCCTTTGGTACGGCAGTGAGTCGCGGATTAGCCGGGGCCAACAACGTTCGGGTCACGCGAGGAGTGCGTACGGGGACTCCAGTACTTTCTTGAACTCCTGTAGGAACCGGGCGGAGACAACACCATCCAATACGCGGTGATCGGATGAGAGCGTCACCTTCATTATTGAGCGGAAGGCGACACCGGACTCGGTCTCCACAGCGGTGCGCTGCACGCCGCCGACCGCCAGGATCGCCGTCTCCGGCGGATTAATAATAGCTGTAAAAGCATCTACACCCATCATACCAAGGTTGGATGTACTGAACGTGCCCCCGCTGTACTCTTCGGGCTTCAACTGGTTTGCAAGCGCCTTCTTTTTCAACTCTGCCGCGTCCGCCGAGATTTGACGGAGCGTCTTTGCTTCACAGTTGCGTATAACGGGGATGATCAGCCCGTCTGGAATTCCGACCGCCATGCCGATATGGGCTGCGTGGTATTGGCGGACCACGCCCTCTTCGGAGATGGTGCTGTTGATGCGCGGTTCTGCACGCAGCGCCATGGCGCATGCCTTGATGATGGCGTCGTTGATAGTAACCTTTCCGGTCGACGTGTCGGCGTTCAGCTCCACCAGCATGGAAAGCGCGCGGTCCATATCAACGGCCATCGTCACGAAAAAGTGCGGTGCATTTTGAGCGCTCTGTACTGTGCGGCGGGCAATCGCCTCGCGCATCCGCGACGGCTTCACCTCGACATACTCCTCGGTCGCGACTTCGCGCCGGCTGGCAGCCGCCTGGTGCTCATGGCGCTCGACGGGCAGCGCCGTAAGGTCGCGCTCTACAATCCGTCCATTCGGTCCGGTTCCGGCGACGCCCGACAGGTCGATGCCTAACTGCTCAGCGATCTTACGCGCCAGAGGGGATGCCTTGACGCGTGCGGCAGCGACTTCGTCGTCTGCCGGCCGTGCTTTGATCGGCTGCGCGGCAGGCTCCGGAGCTGCATCGGCTGGCGCGGCTTTGCGCGGAACGGCGGCTTTGCGG of Armatimonadota bacterium contains these proteins:
- a CDS encoding 2-oxo acid dehydrogenase subunit E2, with the protein product MADILMPKMGDGMQEGTILKWLKHEGDSVTQGESIAEIETDKANVEIPAEETGVLGRIVVTVGQIAAVGATIAEFKTAGSSRKAAVPRKAAPADAAPEPAAQPIKARPADDEVAAARVKASPLARKIAEQLGIDLSGVAGTGPNGRIVERDLTALPVERHEHQAAASRREVATEEYVEVKPSRMREAIARRTVQSAQNAPHFFVTMAVDMDRALSMLVELNADTSTGKVTINDAIIKACAMALRAEPRINSTISEEGVVRQYHAAHIGMAVGIPDGLIIPVIRNCEAKTLRQISADAAELKKKALANQLKPEEYSGGTFSTSNLGMMGVDAFTAIINPPETAILAVGGVQRTAVETESGVAFRSIMKVTLSSDHRVLDGVVSARFLQEFKKVLESPYALLA